GCAGATGTAGCCTGTGCAACGTTGAACTCATCAATGCCAATGAAGAGGAGATCAAAAAGAAAGTACCATTTTACGTTCAACAAACGTGCAAAGATTTCTATCTTTGCCCTGCGTGTGGCAGAGTGTACTGGGCAGGTTCACATGTGGAGCACGCCGAGGAGACTTTCAGGAGGTTGGGACTCTGAGGTTCTTCGATCTTGTCATGGAATTTCTCGAAAAAGGTTATGAAAGTCACGCAATGAACAAGCTTGTCAATTTGCTGTGTGAAGAGGCGCAAGCAGAATCTTGCGATATGTTCCTCTTTGAAGAATATAAATCGCTGTTCAGACTGGTTGGATCCACTCACAACCAAGAAAAGGTGGGCCAACTGAAATTGAGCCGGGACGAGCTTGAAAAATTTGAAGGTAATTTCTTTCTCGAGCATGGTGCGAGGATCGTCGGCGCACTAGTTCTGAAACGACCACAAAAGCCTGAAATGATGCCGAGCATACTGAGTGAACTGGCAAAAACTCTTTGGGTGGCGGAAAGAATCGTTTCAATGCACGAGAAAGCCAGGAAATACGAACTGCTGGGAGAATTGACCGACGTGTTCTACAGTGCCAGTGAGCCGGACGGTTTACTCAAAGGCACCCTTTCTATAATGAAAAAAGCACTGAACGCAGAAGTAGTTCTGTATTTGCTTCGTACAGAGCAAGGTTACGTATTCAAAGATGCGGACGGTATGAGCAAAGATCAGTTGATCTACGATAAGTTACCTATGAATCACAACTTCATCGTGAAGGTAGAAAGGTCAACGGGCGGGATCATATTGACGAAGACGCAACTAGACTTTCTGGGGATCAAGGTGAAATCTGTCGTGGCGAGTGTGGCAAGATTAGAGGAAAACATTTTTGGCATTTTCGTTGCGATAAACAAGATTGCACCAAGTGGTTATCGCAGCAGATACAGTTTCGACGAGCTTGATTTGATGACTCTCGAAGATATGGTGAAGAGATTTTGTTTAGCGTACACTAGGATTGAGTATCAACAAGATCTTCGTGATCGCATTGAAAGGCTGATCATGCACACCAAGGAGTACGAGAAACTCATACAACAACAGCAAGAGTACCTCAGGAAGATGGATCTTGTTCACAGCTTGAGTAATGCCATGAGATCCAGCTACGATCTTGTGAATGTGTACAAGACGTTGCTGTTGGGTCTGACCTCGGGTAGAGGTTTTGCTTTCAATAGGGCTTTACTTCTGATAAGAGATAGGAAAACGGACACACTCGTCGGAAAGATGTGGATAGGACCGAAGGAAGATGAAGATATAGAAGCGATATGGAAGGAAGCGGAAAGACGTGCGGTCAGTTACGGTGATTTTTCCCAATATTTGCGTGAGGAAGCGCTCATGCTTGATTCGAGTGGAGGTTTAACCAAACTTATAGAAGGAAAGATGTTTCACTACAAAGATCATCCCATACTCGAGAGAGTGGTAGTACGCAGAAGACTGATTCAAGTGACTCCGTCGTTGATAGAAAGTTTTGGTTCGGCCGTGCGTGATCTTGTGAACCTGTTGGGTGTGGATGAATTCCTCGTGGTGCCGTTGGTTGGTCGTTGGGACACTATAGGTGTTCTGATCCTTGACAACAAGTTCACGAGAAGGTCTGTGAGCGATGTAGATATTGAAGTTCTAAAAATCGTCGCGGACAGTGCTGGACTTGCTATAGAGAACGTGATGAACTACGAGGAGCTGAGGAAAAAAACTGAAAGTCTCGAAAAGCAGAAGAACATGATAGATTATCTTCACAGATTCACGGAGAACATTCTTCAGAATCTCTCCACAGCCGTTGTGGTATTTGACAAAAATGGTCATATTCTTCAGTGTAACAGGATGTTTTCCCACATAGTGGGTTTACCGAGTGAAAGGCTCGTTGGAGAACATTACCTTGAGCTTGGACCAGTATTTCAAGATCTTTTTGGAATCGCAATGACTGTTCTTGAGAAACGTGAGGCAGTCAATCTTTCTGAATATCGCTTGGAAACTTCTCAAGGTGAGCTTTATCTCGATGTGAAATATTCCCCGCTTTGGGATCCGTCGGGCGGAAGTATCGTCGGTGTGATAGTCACTCTGGAGGATGTATCGCAGCGAGTGAAATTCGAACAGGAGCGAAAGGAGAGGGAAAAGCTCGCGTTACTCGGTGAAGTCGCAGCTCGTGTGGCACACGAACTTCGAAATCCTATAGCAGTGATCGGTGGGTTCATCAACAGGGCAAAAAAGAACCTTTCGAATCCGGAGACTGTGGAAAAGTATCTGAATGTCATATCCAAAGAAGTTGAGAACCTTGAAAGAATCGTGAACGAAATTTTAGAGTTCAGTAGGCCTTCAGTGGTTACGGAGTTCAAAGAGTTTGATATGAACGAGCTCATTGAAGAAGTCATCTACATCATGCAAGAGAAGGCGAGTAAGGCGAATGTTATAATAGAAACAAAGCTTTCGAACGTGCCAAAAATCATTGCAGATCGCTCAAAATTGAAGAGAGTTCTCATAAATCTTGTTCAAAATGCCATAGAGGCTTCACCTCCAGGCGGTAAAATCGTGGTGAAATGTTTCTCTGAAGCCGATAAGCTCGTTGCATCAGTCTTCAACACTGGTGAGCCTCTCTCGGATAAAGAGCTGAAAAAGATTTTCATACCATTCTACACGACCAAGACTCAGGGAACGGGTCTAGGCTTACCGATATGCAAAAAGATCATCGAAGATGAACACGGTGGGAGAATCTGGGCCGAGCCGAAAGCCAATGGTATGGAGTTTTCATTCGAAATACCTTTGAAAGGGGGAAAGGAGAATGCCAAAAGGTAGAATACTCATCGTGGATGATGAGGAAAATATAAGATTGCTCTTGAGCGAAGAACTCGCAGACGAGGGTTATGAGGTGGAAACTGCGGCAAATGGCGATGAATGCCTTGAAAAATTCGATAAAAAGAAGTTCGACCTCGTCGTTTTGGACATTGAAATGCCAGGAAAGAATGGTATCGAGGTTGCTGGCCAATTGAGAAAAGATCGACCGGGTTTGAAGATCGTACTCCTGACGGCTTATTCACATTACAAATATGACTTGGCTTCTTGGGCAGCCGATGCTTATGTAGTCAAATCGGCTGACTTGACGGAACTCAAGCACACAATTGAGGAACTGCTGAAGCTTTGAGGAGGTGCCGATTTTGGACTACAGAGAAACTCTAAACCTACCCAACACAGCCTTTCCGATGCGAGCCAACCTTGTTGAGAAAGAACCGAACATACTGGAGAAGTGGAAAAAGATCGACATTTATAGATACATTTTGAAAACACGTGAGAACCGCCCTACGTTCATCCTGCACGACGGTCCTCCCTATGCCAACGGTGCCATACACATAGGAACAGCCATGAACAAGATTTTGAAGGACATGGTCATTCGATACAAAACG
This region of Pseudothermotoga sp. genomic DNA includes:
- a CDS encoding ATP-binding protein, with the translated sequence MEFLEKGYESHAMNKLVNLLCEEAQAESCDMFLFEEYKSLFRLVGSTHNQEKVGQLKLSRDELEKFEGNFFLEHGARIVGALVLKRPQKPEMMPSILSELAKTLWVAERIVSMHEKARKYELLGELTDVFYSASEPDGLLKGTLSIMKKALNAEVVLYLLRTEQGYVFKDADGMSKDQLIYDKLPMNHNFIVKVERSTGGIILTKTQLDFLGIKVKSVVASVARLEENIFGIFVAINKIAPSGYRSRYSFDELDLMTLEDMVKRFCLAYTRIEYQQDLRDRIERLIMHTKEYEKLIQQQQEYLRKMDLVHSLSNAMRSSYDLVNVYKTLLLGLTSGRGFAFNRALLLIRDRKTDTLVGKMWIGPKEDEDIEAIWKEAERRAVSYGDFSQYLREEALMLDSSGGLTKLIEGKMFHYKDHPILERVVVRRRLIQVTPSLIESFGSAVRDLVNLLGVDEFLVVPLVGRWDTIGVLILDNKFTRRSVSDVDIEVLKIVADSAGLAIENVMNYEELRKKTESLEKQKNMIDYLHRFTENILQNLSTAVVVFDKNGHILQCNRMFSHIVGLPSERLVGEHYLELGPVFQDLFGIAMTVLEKREAVNLSEYRLETSQGELYLDVKYSPLWDPSGGSIVGVIVTLEDVSQRVKFEQERKEREKLALLGEVAARVAHELRNPIAVIGGFINRAKKNLSNPETVEKYLNVISKEVENLERIVNEILEFSRPSVVTEFKEFDMNELIEEVIYIMQEKASKANVIIETKLSNVPKIIADRSKLKRVLINLVQNAIEASPPGGKIVVKCFSEADKLVASVFNTGEPLSDKELKKIFIPFYTTKTQGTGLGLPICKKIIEDEHGGRIWAEPKANGMEFSFEIPLKGGKENAKR
- a CDS encoding response regulator, with translation MPKGRILIVDDEENIRLLLSEELADEGYEVETAANGDECLEKFDKKKFDLVVLDIEMPGKNGIEVAGQLRKDRPGLKIVLLTAYSHYKYDLASWAADAYVVKSADLTELKHTIEELLKL